In the Candidatus Neomarinimicrobiota bacterium genome, TCTTCTTTCCGGGATGGCAATCGTGACATTTTTCGCCTAAAGGGAATCAACAGGTTTTATTAAGTTACCGCCGTTCGACTCTGAAACAGATTTCACTCGTAACCTCTACTTGACTGGACTTCCCCAAAACAGTAATTGATTCTATAGCAACTTGATAAATAACAGGTAGATAGCCAATGTATATGAGTTACATTAGATAGCCCAGCCATTTATGGCTGGGCTACGAAAGGGGAAACTGTCTGGCAACTGTATCTGTTTATCATAACAGGGGAAGTCCAGTTACTTGACAACCGTTCTTCGACGTGCTATATTAAAGGTGAACAAAAAGAGTATGCATGGGAACAAAAGAAAGACAGATTTCAGCAGTTCAGATACCATCATTTCCGGTAGCGGTAGAAAGGATCGCTGACCGATCCCTTGCCGGAAAACCGGTTATGATCGCTCCGGTCAATTCCGCCCGGAATCTTGTTATCGCACTCTCTGACGAGGTGCGTTCTGACGGAGTTTTTCCCGGCATGCCCCTCCGGCAGGCGGTGCGGTTGTCGCCCTCCGCTGTTCTTCTTCCGCCTAACGGCAGACTCTACCGCCGTGCCTCAAAGGCGCTGTGGGATATTTACGCTGACTTTACGCCGTTTGTGGAACCCCACCGCTGGGGCAATTCTTATCTTGATCTTTCCGGCACGCGCCGTCTTTTCGGTCCTCCGGT is a window encoding:
- a CDS encoding DNA polymerase IV → MGTKERQISAVQIPSFPVAVERIADRSLAGKPVMIAPVNSARNLVIALSDEVRSDGVFPGMPLRQAVRLSPSAVLLPPNGRLYRRASKALWDIYADFTPFVEPHRWGNSYLDLSGTRRLFGPPVDTAMKIQKEIRERLSLGTAIGVASNKLTSQIASRAAKPLTIRELGSGEEASVISPSHTYLL